The Sulfurihydrogenibium sp. YO3AOP1 genome has a window encoding:
- the murI gene encoding glutamate racemase gives MPIGIFDSGIGGLTVFKEIAASFPKVDLYYLGDTARVPYGNKSKTTIIRYSVECASYLYHNYNVDAIVIACNTASSYALDTLREILPIPVIGVVQPGAESAVKVSKNKKIGVIGTSATIKSNSYFETLKSLDKDLEIYQKACPLFVPLVEEGWIDNEVAKLTVKEYLDDLVKTGIDTLILGCTHYPLLKNTIKGLYPHLNIVDSSVAIVEHLKNIKLNIEETGKRKIFITDESHAFDKLKNMLVGDIKTEKIELSDLCSL, from the coding sequence ATGCCAATTGGTATATTTGATTCAGGGATAGGTGGACTTACCGTATTTAAAGAGATAGCTGCAAGCTTTCCAAAGGTAGATTTATACTATCTTGGAGATACAGCAAGAGTTCCATATGGAAACAAATCAAAAACGACGATTATCAGATATTCTGTAGAATGTGCTAGTTATCTGTATCATAACTATAATGTAGATGCGATAGTAATAGCCTGTAATACAGCCTCTTCATATGCACTTGATACATTGAGAGAAATATTACCGATTCCTGTAATAGGCGTAGTTCAGCCGGGAGCAGAATCGGCAGTAAAAGTAAGTAAAAATAAAAAAATTGGTGTGATAGGTACATCAGCAACTATAAAGAGCAATTCTTACTTTGAGACTTTAAAAAGCTTAGATAAGGATTTAGAAATCTATCAAAAAGCTTGTCCGTTGTTTGTTCCGCTGGTAGAAGAAGGCTGGATAGATAATGAAGTAGCAAAGTTAACAGTTAAAGAGTATCTTGACGACCTTGTTAAAACAGGAATTGATACGCTTATACTTGGATGTACCCATTATCCACTTTTGAAAAACACAATAAAAGGTTTGTATCCACATTTAAATATAGTTGATTCGTCTGTCGCGATAGTTGAACATCTAAAAAACATAAAACTAAATATTGAAGAGACAGGAAAAAGAAAGATTTTTATAACCGATGAGTCTCATGCTTTTGATAAGTTGAAAAATATGCTTGTTGGAGATATTAAGACAGAAAAAATAGAACTTTCAGACCTATGCTCTCTCTAA
- a CDS encoding Rne/Rng family ribonuclease — protein sequence MDRKLIVTKGFKNTFYLILEDNIPVELKIEDIEISKQTGSIYKGKVLRYSQAMEAFFVDIGEDKEAFLPKKDICEEVCKNIDKGSSILVQVKRSPVSTKGAKLSCKISLPGKYLVLLPQSKGKISISSKYEDNDERNEIKERIKNLLHEINQENFGLIIRTAAKDAPDEAILEDFKFLIELWNQIQKDYNKKKAPSVIYEEPFKAFAILRDYAGSFSEIISDDVSILKLIKKFVLENFTNANIKMTPYRKRKESLFYEYELDKLINKILSPYAYLKSGSYLVIQETEALVVIDVNSGSCHKQKNLEETAFRINLEAIPEIVRQIRLRDLSGIVVIDFIDMINQEHKEAIVERLKEEFKKDKRPVKIKGLTQLGLLELSRKKLEESLIKQLSDYCQHCYGRGYIKSQDVVIFELEKTINKLKPFAKMKIIINPKLSKAVDNLLENLKLKELVEIEYNNKMQLDKFEVEKVL from the coding sequence TTGGATAGAAAGCTAATCGTCACTAAAGGCTTTAAAAATACATTTTATCTTATTTTAGAAGACAACATACCCGTTGAACTTAAGATAGAAGATATTGAGATATCTAAGCAAACTGGAAGTATTTATAAAGGTAAGGTTTTAAGATATAGTCAAGCGATGGAAGCTTTTTTTGTTGATATCGGAGAGGATAAAGAAGCTTTCCTGCCAAAAAAAGATATTTGCGAAGAAGTTTGTAAGAATATAGATAAAGGCTCTTCGATCTTGGTACAGGTAAAAAGGTCTCCGGTTAGTACAAAAGGAGCAAAACTTTCCTGTAAAATTTCTCTTCCGGGTAAATATTTGGTATTACTTCCCCAAAGCAAAGGCAAAATTTCTATTTCATCAAAATATGAAGATAATGATGAAAGGAATGAAATTAAAGAAAGAATAAAGAATCTATTGCATGAAATAAATCAAGAAAATTTTGGATTAATCATTAGAACCGCTGCAAAGGATGCACCGGATGAAGCAATTTTAGAAGATTTTAAATTTCTGATAGAATTATGGAACCAAATCCAAAAAGATTATAATAAGAAAAAAGCTCCATCTGTAATATATGAAGAACCATTCAAAGCCTTTGCAATTTTAAGAGATTATGCAGGCTCATTTTCTGAAATAATCTCAGATGATGTGTCTATTTTAAAGCTGATTAAAAAGTTCGTCTTGGAAAATTTTACAAATGCAAACATTAAAATGACTCCTTACAGAAAAAGAAAAGAGTCGTTATTCTATGAATATGAGTTAGACAAGCTGATAAATAAAATCCTATCGCCATATGCATATCTAAAAAGTGGTTCCTATCTTGTAATTCAAGAAACAGAAGCGTTAGTAGTTATTGATGTAAACAGCGGAAGCTGTCATAAACAGAAAAATTTAGAAGAGACAGCATTTAGAATAAACTTAGAAGCAATTCCAGAAATTGTCAGGCAGATAAGACTTAGAGATTTAAGCGGAATAGTTGTAATAGATTTTATTGATATGATAAATCAAGAGCATAAAGAAGCAATTGTGGAAAGACTTAAAGAAGAATTTAAAAAAGATAAAAGACCTGTAAAGATTAAAGGATTAACACAGCTTGGACTTTTAGAACTCTCAAGAAAGAAGCTTGAAGAAAGTCTTATAAAACAGCTTTCAGATTACTGTCAGCATTGTTATGGAAGAGGATATATAAAATCTCAAGATGTAGTGATATTTGAGCTTGAAAAGACAATTAATAAACTAAAACCATTTGCAAAAATGAAAATTATTATCAATCCAAAGCTTTCCAAAGCTGTAGATAATTTATTGGAAAATTTAAAGCTAAAAGAACTTGTAGAGATAGAGTATAATAATAAAATGCAGTTAGATAAATTTGAGGTTGAAAAAGTATTATGA
- a CDS encoding RluA family pseudouridine synthase translates to MLKRYTVNSPKTLKDFIAESLKISKNQAKDIIDSRNVIVNNKRVWIASHNLKPGDVVEIVQSELKNDLKILYEDDYIIAIDKPPTIVSDKESSSAEDILRKKLKNDKIKAIHRLDKETSGVLLFAKDYKIFEKFKEIWEDKNVLKIYLAISHNEANFKDFTINQDIDGKQAITHLKVLNKGNGFTYFQVRIETGRKHQIRKHLASIRHPIVGDKIYSIKKFENNLVKRVTRQMLHSYKLVLTHPYLNKKIEITAPLPSDFKNVLNYLNER, encoded by the coding sequence ATGCTTAAAAGATACACAGTAAACTCACCAAAAACATTAAAAGATTTTATAGCTGAAAGCTTAAAAATTTCAAAAAATCAAGCAAAAGATATTATCGACAGTAGAAATGTTATTGTAAACAACAAAAGAGTTTGGATAGCATCACATAATCTAAAACCGGGAGATGTAGTTGAGATAGTTCAAAGTGAGTTAAAAAATGATTTAAAAATACTATATGAAGATGATTATATCATTGCAATTGATAAGCCACCAACAATCGTAAGTGATAAAGAAAGTTCATCTGCAGAAGATATACTTAGAAAGAAATTAAAAAACGATAAAATAAAAGCAATTCATAGACTTGATAAGGAAACATCCGGTGTTTTACTTTTTGCAAAAGATTATAAAATCTTTGAAAAGTTTAAAGAGATATGGGAAGATAAAAACGTTTTAAAAATTTACTTAGCTATATCTCATAACGAAGCAAACTTTAAAGACTTTACAATCAATCAAGATATAGATGGAAAACAGGCTATTACTCATTTAAAAGTTTTAAACAAAGGAAATGGTTTTACATACTTTCAAGTAAGAATAGAAACTGGAAGAAAACATCAGATAAGAAAACATCTTGCAAGTATAAGACATCCTATCGTTGGAGATAAAATTTACAGTATTAAAAAGTTTGAGAATAATTTAGTAAAAAGAGTAACAAGACAGATGCTCCATTCATACAAATTAGTGTTGACACACCCTTATTTAAATAAAAAAATAGAAATAACCGCACCACTTCCATCAGATTTTAAGAATGTTTTGAATTATTTGAATGAGAGATGA
- the fliD gene encoding flagellar filament capping protein FliD: MAGELNVTGLVNGFDMNSILQQIQAIKSQQILMLQGQQQQISDKKTVISNIQSILKNLQSSINNISDPSTVNAKSVNVSNPNVLTASITDPTNVSEGIYNINISQLATNQVYASNNSFSDKNASLGLNPGTLTISMNGNSYNINYDNTDSLQSLADKINNTASANSGNFRASIINVGTSSNPKYKLVISGTKTGADNSFTISDTGNAVSVLGLTNIQNAQNGAATVNGLQVQSDTNTFTNIPGLSFTAFQTGSTVLQIQKDNKPITDTLQAIVNYYNQLVDTVNKETGKGGKLSGEYGLNQIVNGIFSQLQPLFTADIINFDRTSGHISLNTSKLNDALTNNGADLQNTLNNIKNNLTTYLNPYTQFNGILDQYNKSYDSQIQNIQNLIDLQTKRVQIEIETLKNQFIQMQMLQAQMNDISARIQATFGNQSSK, encoded by the coding sequence ATGGCTGGAGAACTTAATGTTACAGGCTTAGTTAATGGTTTTGATATGAATTCTATATTGCAACAAATTCAAGCGATAAAAAGTCAGCAAATTCTTATGCTACAGGGGCAACAGCAGCAGATTTCTGATAAAAAAACTGTTATTTCAAACATTCAAAGTATTCTTAAAAATTTACAAAGTTCTATCAATAACATTTCTGACCCTTCTACAGTTAATGCAAAATCTGTGAATGTATCTAATCCTAATGTATTAACTGCATCTATAACAGACCCTACTAATGTATCAGAAGGAATTTATAATATAAACATATCTCAATTAGCTACAAATCAAGTTTATGCTTCAAATAATTCTTTTTCTGACAAAAACGCATCCTTGGGTTTAAATCCAGGTACTTTGACAATTTCAATGAATGGTAATAGCTATAATATTAACTATGATAACACAGATTCACTACAATCTTTAGCTGACAAAATTAATAATACTGCAAGTGCCAATAGTGGTAACTTTAGAGCCTCTATTATAAACGTTGGTACATCAAGCAATCCAAAGTATAAGTTAGTAATATCTGGGACTAAAACAGGAGCTGATAACTCATTTACGATATCTGATACAGGAAATGCTGTTTCTGTATTAGGTTTAACAAACATTCAAAATGCTCAAAATGGGGCAGCAACAGTAAATGGATTACAGGTACAAAGCGACACTAATACATTTACAAACATACCTGGTTTATCTTTTACAGCATTTCAGACTGGTTCTACTGTTTTACAAATTCAAAAAGATAATAAGCCAATAACCGATACTCTTCAGGCAATTGTTAATTATTATAACCAGCTTGTAGATACTGTTAACAAAGAAACAGGCAAAGGTGGGAAATTAAGCGGTGAGTACGGTTTAAATCAAATTGTTAACGGAATATTTAGCCAATTACAACCTCTTTTTACTGCAGATATTATAAACTTCGACAGAACATCCGGACATATTTCTTTAAATACATCAAAGCTAAATGATGCTTTGACTAATAATGGGGCAGATCTTCAAAATACTTTAAATAATATTAAAAATAATTTAACAACCTATCTAAATCCATATACTCAATTTAATGGCATATTAGACCAATACAATAAATCTTATGATAGTCAAATTCAAAATATTCAAAACTTAATAGATTTACAGACAAAAAGAGTTCAAATTGAAATTGAAACTTTAAAAAATCAATTCATACAAATGCAAATGCTACAGGCTCAAATGAACGATATTAGTGCAAGAATTCAGGCAACATTTGGCAATCAAAGCTCAAAATAA
- a CDS encoding flagellin, producing MALRINYNYSADFTLVNLNQTEAQQNKSLERLSTGFRINRAADDAAGYFIANQLKQYAASLQQGTRNANDGISLAQIGQGALKEVYNILVDIKSKVIQASNTSDDTSRGQIQQDINSLADAIGKIFKDTEFNGLNLFSGAGPTTFTIHYGGRTNQELVMTTASATVQVGTATNAPSTVAIGGTTFAIDVTTQANANASVSTVDALIKAVDDMAAKFGSYQIELEKIISNNETARVNTSEAESRIRNVDMANEMANFTKLQILMQSGTAMLAQANAKNQLVLQLLR from the coding sequence ATGGCACTAAGAATTAACTACAACTACTCAGCAGACTTCACATTGGTTAATCTTAACCAAACAGAAGCACAGCAAAACAAATCCTTAGAAAGATTATCTACAGGATTTAGAATTAACAGAGCAGCAGACGATGCAGCAGGTTACTTCATAGCTAACCAATTAAAACAATATGCAGCATCATTGCAACAAGGAACAAGAAACGCTAACGATGGAATCAGCTTAGCCCAAATTGGACAAGGAGCATTGAAAGAAGTTTACAATATCTTAGTTGATATTAAAAGTAAAGTCATTCAGGCATCTAATACATCTGATGATACTTCAAGAGGACAAATCCAACAGGATATTAACAGCTTAGCAGATGCTATAGGTAAAATATTCAAAGATACGGAATTTAATGGATTAAACTTGTTTAGTGGAGCAGGACCAACTACTTTCACAATCCATTATGGTGGAAGAACAAACCAAGAATTAGTAATGACAACAGCTTCTGCTACAGTACAAGTTGGCACAGCAACAAATGCTCCATCTACAGTTGCAATTGGTGGAACTACTTTTGCAATTGACGTAACTACTCAAGCAAATGCTAACGCGTCAGTATCAACTGTAGATGCTTTAATTAAAGCAGTAGACGATATGGCAGCTAAATTTGGTTCATACCAAATAGAGCTTGAAAAAATCATATCTAACAACGAAACAGCAAGAGTTAACACATCAGAAGCTGAAAGCAGAATCAGAAACGTAGATATGGCTAATGAAATGGCTAACTTTACAAAACTTCAAATCTTAATGCAATCTGGCACTGCAATGCTCGCTCAAGCTAACGCTAAAAATCAATTAGTATTACAATTATTAAGATAA
- the fliS gene encoding flagellar export chaperone FliS — MNPYESYLKTGLETANLPKLISMGYERIILELKAAIESIKNNDLKSKINHINKALDILLTLKTGLDIEKGGEIAQNLYEIYNFCEKQIMLGNLKNDENTLNEVIDILNTVREGWEELSSKV; from the coding sequence GTGAATCCATATGAAAGCTATTTAAAAACAGGCTTGGAAACAGCAAACCTTCCAAAGCTTATTTCTATGGGATATGAAAGGATTATATTAGAACTAAAAGCTGCAATAGAAAGTATAAAAAATAATGATTTAAAATCAAAAATTAATCACATAAATAAAGCATTAGATATCCTTTTAACTTTAAAAACAGGTCTTGATATTGAAAAAGGTGGAGAGATAGCTCAGAATTTATATGAAATTTATAACTTTTGTGAGAAACAAATCATGCTTGGAAATTTAAAAAATGATGAAAATACTTTAAATGAAGTTATTGATATTTTAAATACAGTTAGAGAAGGATGGGAGGAGTTATCATCAAAAGTTTAG
- a CDS encoding TPR domain-containing glycosyltransferase, whose product MIAKVSACIIAKNEENNLPRLLESIKGKFDEIVLVDTGSTDKTVEIAKSYGAKVFYREWNGFADARQYAVEKATGEWIWFFDADCELEEDEYERFKRILLLVHENPVIEGIGVIYKNIDINGQVKGYSSTVHIHRKKPELVWEGKIHERVVNKNTGTIIIPPFSVYVLHHGYADLKTQLCKAKRNLKLIFEELRRSKSNQKEYYLNIFYVVQSYLILSADENGKKYLRKSLRYINKFLENKDIIENDSTFKIHFYSYASQIYKRLNETDKALELIDEGLKLKELYPDFHYLKYEIYKEKKEMEKAIEEGIKFLQSVDRYGNKVITDYVFMKDNVLNELVNMINLEESKEEIIQKIKEIYKKHRGLYISRLLFYLIKDKNKKEAEKIILKSAILYNSDQAYADIGLLALENNELEKAKEYFIKALDINPFNTQANKYLYEISIRENNLNKAFEYLKNYVLYSKDANYLPNLIEISDKLGFSEFSKKLKERLKNF is encoded by the coding sequence ATGATAGCAAAAGTATCAGCTTGTATTATAGCCAAAAATGAAGAGAATAATTTGCCCAGGTTGCTTGAAAGTATAAAAGGGAAATTTGATGAAATAGTTTTAGTAGATACAGGTTCAACTGATAAAACTGTAGAGATTGCAAAAAGTTATGGAGCAAAAGTATTTTATAGAGAATGGAATGGATTTGCAGATGCAAGGCAATATGCAGTAGAAAAAGCAACCGGAGAATGGATTTGGTTTTTTGATGCAGATTGTGAGCTTGAAGAAGATGAATATGAGAGATTCAAAAGAATATTGTTGTTAGTTCATGAGAATCCTGTAATAGAAGGAATTGGTGTTATTTATAAAAATATAGACATAAACGGACAAGTAAAAGGATATTCAAGTACTGTTCATATTCATAGAAAAAAACCAGAGCTTGTATGGGAAGGTAAAATTCATGAAAGAGTTGTGAACAAAAACACCGGAACAATAATTATTCCACCATTTTCCGTTTACGTTTTACATCATGGATATGCAGATTTAAAAACACAGCTTTGTAAAGCCAAAAGAAATTTAAAACTCATCTTTGAAGAATTAAGAAGGTCAAAATCTAATCAAAAAGAGTACTACTTAAATATTTTTTATGTTGTACAATCCTATCTTATTCTTTCTGCTGATGAAAATGGAAAAAAATATCTAAGAAAAAGTCTGAGATATATAAACAAGTTTTTAGAAAATAAAGATATTATTGAAAATGACAGTACTTTTAAAATACATTTTTATTCTTACGCATCACAAATATATAAACGATTGAATGAAACAGATAAAGCCTTAGAGCTAATAGATGAGGGGCTTAAATTAAAAGAGCTTTATCCTGACTTTCATTATTTAAAGTATGAAATCTATAAAGAGAAAAAGGAAATGGAAAAAGCAATAGAAGAGGGAATTAAATTTTTACAAAGTGTTGATAGATATGGAAATAAAGTTATTACAGACTATGTATTTATGAAAGATAATGTTTTAAATGAATTGGTAAATATGATTAATTTAGAAGAAAGTAAAGAGGAAATAATCCAAAAAATAAAAGAAATATACAAAAAACATAGAGGTTTATACATTAGCAGACTCTTGTTTTACTTAATAAAGGACAAAAACAAAAAAGAAGCAGAAAAAATAATTTTAAAATCTGCAATTTTATACAATTCAGACCAAGCATATGCGGATATTGGATTATTGGCTTTAGAAAATAATGAACTTGAAAAAGCAAAAGAGTATTTTATAAAAGCCTTAGATATAAATCCGTTTAACACTCAAGCCAATAAGTATTTGTATGAGATTTCAATTAGAGAGAACAATTTAAATAAAGCTTTTGAGTATCTTAAAAATTATGTTTTGTATTCAAAAGATGCAAATTATCTTCCAAATTTAATAGAAATATCCGATAAATTAGGTTTTTCCGAATTTTCAAAAAAGTTAAAAGAAAGACTAAAAAATTTTTAA
- the bamD gene encoding outer membrane protein assembly factor BamD produces MKRFVVFLISGLVIISCADKGQKLYEGQEKLSKGLELYKKGEYKKAKEELKNAIFKSQGLTPAQIMEARFALADSYYNREEYIDAIVEFEEFIALFPTSPRMPEALYKLAMSYLFVSPDYKRDMTYVNKAQEKAEEIISSYPDSKYVKAAKEILKKINEIKAKHTLYIAETYEKYGKPYSASVYYQEAYTNYKDYIEKDYVAYKLAYNLINAENQYVGEINELRQKIKELDKKINEEKDLESKNILINRKAILEQELNVYLTRIEESKQRAKEIIENFPKAFPDSKYLAEVKNLEKSSNLQKLLRKIDIFN; encoded by the coding sequence ATGAAAAGATTTGTTGTATTTTTAATTTCAGGATTGGTAATAATTTCTTGTGCAGATAAAGGGCAAAAACTCTATGAAGGGCAGGAAAAACTAAGTAAAGGTCTTGAACTTTATAAAAAAGGTGAGTATAAAAAGGCAAAAGAAGAGCTTAAAAATGCAATCTTTAAATCTCAAGGTTTAACACCTGCTCAAATCATGGAAGCAAGATTTGCATTAGCAGATTCTTACTACAACAGAGAAGAATACATAGATGCAATAGTAGAATTTGAGGAGTTTATAGCACTATTTCCAACATCTCCAAGAATGCCAGAAGCTTTATATAAACTTGCCATGTCTTACCTTTTTGTATCCCCGGACTATAAAAGGGATATGACCTATGTTAACAAAGCACAAGAAAAAGCGGAAGAGATAATTTCAAGCTATCCAGACAGTAAGTATGTTAAAGCAGCAAAAGAGATTTTAAAGAAAATAAATGAAATAAAAGCTAAACATACCTTGTATATTGCAGAAACATATGAAAAGTATGGAAAGCCATACTCAGCTTCTGTATACTATCAGGAAGCTTATACAAACTATAAAGATTACATAGAAAAAGACTATGTAGCATACAAACTTGCATATAATTTAATCAATGCAGAAAATCAGTATGTAGGAGAAATAAACGAGCTAAGACAAAAAATAAAAGAATTAGATAAAAAAATCAATGAAGAGAAAGATTTAGAATCTAAAAACATACTTATAAACAGAAAAGCGATTCTTGAGCAAGAACTAAATGTATATCTAACAAGAATAGAAGAATCAAAGCAGAGAGCAAAAGAGATTATAGAAAACTTTCCAAAAGCATTTCCAGATTCTAAGTACTTAGCAGAAGTCAAAAACCTTGAAAAAAGTAGTAATTTGCAAAAATTATTAAGAAAAATAGATATCTTTAATTAA
- the kdsB gene encoding 3-deoxy-manno-octulosonate cytidylyltransferase, whose amino-acid sequence MRKAIVIPARKGSTRLKDKLLLPVNGKPIIAWTVENCLKTDIPVIVACDSQEFVEILKDYPIEIILTPSDLKSGSDRIAYAVKDKDLDYIVNVQGDEPLIEPRDIVKLFDLLKNSPVATLYYPIEKEDDYLNPNIVKVISDKDDFAIYFSRSPVPFYRDLDFNQMLKILTPKKHLGIYGYHKKALIDFSYNLKPAPIEEVEKLEQLRFLYNGYKIKLAKVSKDTVGIDTKEDYEKFCSLVEKEIER is encoded by the coding sequence ATGAGAAAAGCCATCGTTATACCGGCAAGGAAAGGTTCTACAAGATTAAAAGATAAGCTACTTTTGCCAGTAAATGGAAAGCCTATAATTGCCTGGACTGTTGAAAACTGTCTTAAAACGGACATTCCTGTAATAGTTGCCTGCGATAGTCAAGAATTTGTAGAAATTTTAAAAGATTATCCAATTGAAATTATTCTTACACCATCTGACCTAAAAAGTGGCTCAGACAGGATAGCTTACGCAGTAAAAGATAAAGATTTAGACTATATAGTCAACGTTCAAGGAGACGAGCCATTAATTGAGCCAAGAGATATTGTCAAACTGTTTGATCTGTTAAAAAATTCTCCTGTTGCAACATTGTATTATCCGATAGAAAAAGAAGATGATTATTTAAATCCAAACATAGTCAAAGTTATTTCCGATAAAGATGATTTTGCTATTTACTTTTCAAGAAGTCCAGTTCCATTTTATAGAGATTTAGATTTTAATCAGATGTTAAAAATACTTACTCCAAAAAAACACTTAGGTATTTATGGCTATCATAAAAAAGCATTGATAGATTTTTCATACAATCTCAAACCTGCACCAATAGAAGAAGTAGAAAAGTTAGAACAGCTAAGATTTTTATACAATGGCTACAAAATAAAACTTGCCAAAGTTTCTAAGGATACCGTCGGCATTGATACAAAAGAAGATTATGAAAAGTTTTGTAGTTTGGTAGAGAAAGAGATTGAAAGGTAA
- the rsfS gene encoding ribosome silencing factor: METLEIVKKIIEKAEEKKGEDIVALEIGKINPIIADYMIIITGTVPIHTRAIADNIIGGLKEYGVIPHHLEGYTEGRWIAVDYGDIMINIFLPELRDYYKLEWLWSDAPRVEYTAEGIKQ, from the coding sequence ATGGAAACATTAGAGATTGTAAAAAAGATAATTGAAAAAGCTGAAGAGAAAAAAGGCGAAGATATTGTAGCTCTTGAGATAGGAAAGATCAATCCTATCATTGCAGATTACATGATTATTATAACAGGGACAGTACCGATACATACGAGAGCAATTGCAGATAATATTATAGGTGGTTTAAAAGAATACGGAGTAATACCTCACCATTTGGAAGGATATACAGAAGGAAGATGGATTGCCGTAGATTACGGAGATATTATGATTAACATATTTCTGCCTGAGCTTAGAGATTATTATAAGCTTGAGTGGTTATGGTCTGATGCTCCACGGGTAGAATATACAGCAGAAGGAATAAAACAATAA
- a CDS encoding flagellar protein FlaG, with product MNVNNINPFLNDINQNVQPINQDRRPENIDNSQTSTAINIQKAANTDQNQLENQLKDSIKNAEELKKILQELQNKISYLNKSLKIELNEEIKEPVVKIIDITSNEVIRQIPPDYVINIIKNINKMLGALVNEKV from the coding sequence ATGAATGTTAATAACATTAATCCTTTTTTGAATGATATAAATCAGAATGTTCAGCCTATAAATCAAGATAGAAGACCTGAAAATATTGATAATTCTCAAACTTCAACTGCTATCAATATACAAAAGGCTGCAAATACAGATCAAAATCAGCTTGAAAATCAGTTAAAAGATTCTATAAAAAATGCAGAAGAATTAAAGAAAATTCTACAAGAGCTACAAAATAAGATTAGTTATTTAAATAAATCTCTTAAGATAGAATTAAATGAAGAAATAAAGGAGCCTGTTGTAAAAATAATAGATATTACCAGCAACGAGGTAATCAGACAAATTCCACCTGATTATGTAATAAATATAATTAAAAATATTAACAAGATGCTTGGTGCATTGGTAAACGAAAAAGTATAA